CCAAAAAGTCTCACTTTGAATATTTTCCTTCTCCCCAGGGCAGGATGCAGTCTTCAAACCACCGACTGCGAGATATGGAGCAGCACCACCCGCTGCTGTCGGCTGGGGCAGATGTCGAGACAGGGAGCCTGGCAGGCGGAGTGATGGTCGGGGGTCCCCACACGGGCCACACAGCAGGGAATCGCACACTGTGGTTCATTCAGGACAGCTGTGGTATGGTGTGTGCAACCATGACCTGGTTCCTGGTGCTGTACGCTGAATTTGTGGTGAACTTTGTCATGCTGCTGCCTAGCAAGAGTTTCTGGTACTCGCTGCTGAATGGGGCCACCTTCAACTCCCTGGCTGTGCTTGCGTTGGCCTCACACCTGCGCACCATGTTAACTGACCCGGTAAGGATGTTAAAGAGAGTAACAATGGGCAGGACTGAGGATTCAGATGGAGGAAAACAGGGTTTGACTGTGAAAAAGATTAGATAGTTTGCTAATCTTGGTcgtgtattttatttatttattttttgaccaAAAACTTCCTGAAAATAAAAGACCCTGAAACAAAGTACAGAACTTGACATATATGCATTTCCAGCTCATTTGAACAGCTGTGAATACTTGGCTCCCATCTTGTTCAGTTACTTTGATGTAGTTAGTTAGTTCCATTGACAGTGTTTAAGTTCTCTTGTGTTATATGAAGCCTTTTGATATTTTCACACATAAATTGGTATGCCTTATCCTACTGCAGTGTGTGATGACAGTCAAAAGTCAGTGCCACAGGGATTCTTCTGCACAATGTTACTGATACTTTGTGACTGCTCTTGGTGAATTCAGTCAGTTCAAGCTTCAGGGAGTTGTAGGTCAAAAGTTgttagtgctgctgctgtagtgTTGAGTCATTCTAACTCAGATAAACACGATGTGTGGCGACAGCTCCACTGGTGCTTTCTAGCCCAACAGCCCAGCCTTAACAATTGcttgatttaaaaatacataGTACACAGAAGGTTGTGCAGTAATGTGTAAAACAGGGCGTTTAAAAGTCTTAAATTTATTGATGCATTCCACTGGTAGATACAGTTAGATTGTGATTCACTCATATGCTATAACCTGCATTTTGTCAGGCTGACAACATAACCAGCAGCATTATGCCATAATggcaaaattaatttatttggaCATAAATGAGTGACTGcgtttgtcattttctgttttccacccTCCCTAGGGTGCAGTTCCAAAGGGTAATGCAACCAAGGAGTACATGGAGAGCTTACAGCTGAAGCCTGGTGAGGTCATCTACAAGTGCCCAAAGTGCTGCAGCATCAAGCCTGAGAGGGCACATCATTGCAGGTCAGTTTCAGTGCTGTGGCCAGTTTtatacagaattaaactgtgatATGTTCTTCTACCCCACCGTGGAGTATCCCAAACTGTGCTTTTGAAAACATCTGTATACACATACTTGGTATAAACAGGAACAATATGGTTGATGACATTAGCAGAGTCAGTGTGCCACGCATCAACATCTTCTCTCCCCTGCCTGCAGTATTTGTAAAAGATGCATCAAGAAGATGGATCACCACTGTCCTTGGGTCAATAACTGTGTGGGAGAAAAGAATCAGAGATTCTTTGTACTTTTCACTGTAAGTACACACAGCTATTCAAGGAGTTGtccatttaatttttaacaagGAGTGTGGTGAGGGTTAGAAATGCTTGTTGCACATGTGATGATTACTTTGTTATTCCATGTTTGGTATAATACATGAAGAAACAACTTTACGTTGTCATTCGTTTTGATTCTCCTGTACTTTCTGCCACCTTTTCTGTCGTTtacatgtttaattttttatatcacattagaggaaaaaaattgGCAAATTTTCCAACTCTTGTTGAACATGTACCCACTGGTATTTCATGATCAACTAACCAGCTGAGGTTCACCGCTAAACACTGATGTTGTGCACACTATACACAGAACTACATGAAATGCACTTTCACGGTTCACATTTATGATTCTATTGGCAACATCAGCACATTTTTATGGCTTTATATGCTGACTGGAACATGACTGAAATATCAAGCTGTCATATGTGGCTGAGTAGTACAAGGTCACCTGTGCAATGACATTTCTAGTTTGCTCTCCTAGCAGATTGCAGTACatagcagtaaaacaaaacccTTCTTTGCAGCACAGTAccttacatacagtacatgtttttTAACTCCAGGTCAGATTTTAGAGTTTAATGGCAAATGTGAATGAGCAAGCCTTCattaataacataataacatatGCAAactttttctcattctctcactcccctcttttctgctcttctttctgCAGATGTACATAGCCTTGATTTCCGCCCATGCCCTGGGCCTCAGTGGTATGCACTTCTTCACCTGTATTAAAGCCCAGTGGAACGGTAAGACCCCTCTGTCTTGCAACATTTAGTGTTGTATTACAACTACTCTATGCTAAGTACAAAATATCAGAGATGTAGTTAATGAGTCAGAAATACAGCTACGGTATTTATACAAGAGATTGAAACTACAAAGAGAGATGCAGAAAGACAGATTGTTATGCTGTTTTAAGAACAGCTATTCTGCACAGGTCATTGGAGATTTGCTCCACAATCATCACAGAGCTGTGGGTCTCTCTGTACGAATGAGccataaaataaagataataattCATTCTGAACTCCAGCCTCTGCTGCCCTCTACAAGATCATACTCTAACTTagcaaagaaatattttttaacagtttgttttccaaGCTAACCAGTATTACAACACTACTGCGAATATAATTTAAGTTTACACCAGGGCTCATCCTTCATTCggccttttttgtgtgtgtaatgatgtTAGTTTTCCAGTGAGTTATAATCAGCCAACACTTTTGGGGTAGGATGCATCAAAGTGACTGTGTGCACATCCAGTCCTATATTTAGGTCAGGTGGAATGCACACATTAGAGTATTAGCTCCCACAACTTCATTGGACTT
The Scatophagus argus isolate fScaArg1 chromosome 1, fScaArg1.pri, whole genome shotgun sequence DNA segment above includes these coding regions:
- the zdhhc7 gene encoding palmitoyltransferase ZDHHC7; the encoded protein is MQSSNHRLRDMEQHHPLLSAGADVETGSLAGGVMVGGPHTGHTAGNRTLWFIQDSCGMVCATMTWFLVLYAEFVVNFVMLLPSKSFWYSLLNGATFNSLAVLALASHLRTMLTDPGAVPKGNATKEYMESLQLKPGEVIYKCPKCCSIKPERAHHCSICKRCIKKMDHHCPWVNNCVGEKNQRFFVLFTMYIALISAHALGLSGMHFFTCIKAQWNECSDFSPGVSVLLLIFLCLEAILFLTFTAVMFGTQIHSICNDETEIERLKNEKPTWERRMRWDGMKAVFGGPPSLLWCNPFTGLRLRRLLLLTHGRRGGSEFSV